One Arcobacter sp. FWKO B genomic window, ATATCAAAAAAAAGATAGGGAGCATAGCTCACTTAGTAGAAAAAAAGCAGATGAACTTGTAGAATCAATGGAGCAAGAACATGAATTATAAAAATAAACTTATTGAAGAACTCAAATACATAGACTTAAAGCCATATATTAAAGAGTCTCAAATGATACGGGAAGAAATGGAAATATCACAGAAAAGATTTGATAAATCTGTAAAAGAAGCATTTAATGAATTAGTAGCGTTGCAAATAGTTCAAAAAGAGATAAAAAGCAACCGTTCAGCGTTTACACCCCAACAACAAAAAGAAGTGGCTAAATTATCAAATATGGAGGTTGATTTGGATAAATCATTAAATCAACTTACACAAACATTTCAAAAAACTATAAAAAATATAGAGAGAAGCTATTTCCGAGATTTCGAGGACTTATAATAAGGATTTAATAGACATAAAAAAAGGCAAGTGTACAAAACTTGCCTAAGAGAGTTATACTTATTATTTTAACTAACTCTCTTAAAAAAACACATCAAAAGAGAGTTATATATGAAAAATTTACTAAATAATACACAAATAGAACAATCAGCAGAAGATTTTATCAAAGATTTTTTTAATGATTTGATTCCTACAGAAGAAACACCCCCAACAAATACAGAACAAGACCACTTTTATAATGAAACTCATACATTTCAAAAAATAAAATCAACCAGTTCCAATTTTAAACCTGCTCAATATGATAAAACACACACATTATTGAAATATTTTAAAAATAATGGCTTCACTATCAACACCCAACAGATAGAAAGATATGGGTATAGATATACACAAGCCTATTTTTTAACAATAGTATATGAAAACAGACACAACAAACAAGAGATTCTTAAAGATATATATAGAAAATTACCGCCTGATACTGTAATAATAAATATACTTTGCGGCACTAAAAGGAAATTTAAACATAAAAATGAACACAAAAGGAAACAACATGCCCATATTTTAATATTTACTAATACAATAATTGAAGATATAGAAGTCCCAAAAAGAAAGCTTGATATAGATTTTCAAGAAATTACTAATTTAAGAAGTCTTTTATATGGGTATATTTTAGATGGTCATCACATAATCAAGGATTATTATATCAAAATCAAAAAATCAATCAAAAAAATATCATCAATAATAGAACAAATAAGCAACTGTTTTATAAATAAAGCAATCACCATGATATTATCAATCCCATCAGTAAGCCGCCCACCCTCTTAAAAAGTCCATAATTGACATAATTCCACACGAAACCATAACCCAACACAATAAACTAATGCCTAAAAACTCACATATTGATATTTATTATCATATTCTTATTTAATTTTTAATGTTTGTTCAATTTTTTTAGTCTAATAAGTTTAATTTTAGTTCGTTCATTCCATTAGTTTCAAAATTTTTATAGGTATTTATCAATTTTTTGATGAATTAGGGTAAAAACTTTTAAAACTAATAACTTTGTAAAAAGTTCAAGTTAAAATATGAGCTATTGGTCAATAGCTCATATTTCAATATCTACATATTTCTTATACTTTTTGATATATTTAATTATTTCATTTATCTTAGTATAATAGTTTTTAATAAATCTTATTATGTCAAATTAGTACAAACTTATATAATCTATTTATTTAATATCTTTTTAATAAATTTTATGTTATTGTGCCTCTGTATTTGTATGTTTTTCTTATTTTTAATATTATTTAATTATGGGAAATGCCTTAATTTAGTTCAAAAAATTATAAATTACCAAATGATTAATTTAATATAAATTAGTATTTAAAAATGTTTAAATCACCTATTTTTAATAAATTATGGTATAATATACAAAAGTTAAGTATTTATAAATGGAGGTTTATTATGGAAGTTGGAAGTATCACTCAAAATGTAAATAGTACGGTTCCGTTAGTAAATCCATCTGACTCGCAACTTTCATCACAAGTTCAAAAAACACAAAGTGCTGTACTACACAAAGATAAAGATGCAGCAGTAGTTACACTTTCTCAGACACTTGATAATAGAAAAAGTGGCATATTTGAAAATGTTTCAATGCTAAACAATACCTTTGCTATTACTCAAATAGCTCAAAAAGGGCTTGATAAACAAGAAGAAATTTTAAAAAAAATGGAGAATGTTATATTAGCTGATAATGAAACAAAAAGTGTTGATGTTAAAAAAAGTGAACTAATTGATTTGGTAAAAGATTTTAATAAAAGTATTCAAAACACTAGGTTTAATAATGAAATGCTTTTGACAACTGAAAAAAGTTTTGAAGAAATTACTATGGTAACTAATGATGATACTTTTTTTATTCAAACACCTGATATGCAATCAACCATGGAGAATATTGCTAAGATTGTTGTTAAGTATGATGGTTCTGTAGATACAAATGAAAAACTAGCCCAAGAGATAAATAAAGGGTTAGAAAATATCAATAATTATAGTAATACATATGATAGTGTACAAAAACATATAACAAGCAATCCATTATCAAATTTAATTCCAAATTTTGACACATCAAACTTAAATGCAAATACATTGTTTGTTGATTTTGGAAAAGATATGACAGATTTTAATAAAACAAATATCACATCACAGTTGGGATATTTAGCTGCTGCTCAAGCCAACATACTACAAGAACATACATCTAAGCTATTAGTTTAATACTATAGCTTATTTGTCATTTACTTTTTGTTGTAAATAATCACTTATTTGAATTAGACAAAAAGTGACTAAAAATATCATTAACCCTGGGAAAAAACTAACCCATGGTGCTATATCCATAACCTCTTTTCCAGAACTAAGTAAACTACCCCAACTCATTTGTGGAGGATTTATTCCAAGCCCCAAAAAACTAAGCCCAGATTCTGCTAAGATAGCCCCACCTACTCCAAAAGTGAATGATACCAAAAAGATTGGTGCCAACAATGGAGCATAGTATTTTAAAATAATCTTTGATTTAGATACTTTTGCAAGGTTTAAAATTTTAATAAACGGTTTATTGGTTATGGCAAAACTTTCACTTCTAATAAGTCTTGCCATTCCCATCCATCCAGTAATTGATATTACTACAATCAGTACAAATATTGATGCACTCATATAACTAACCAAAGCCAATAAAAGGAAAAATGTAGGAAATGTTAAAAATAAATCAATAATAATAGTAATAGCACCATCAACCTTACCCCTAAAATAACCAGCTGTTATACCAATTATCAGACCTATCATCGATGCTATCAAAGCACTTAAAAATCCTATTATAAGTGATGTTTGTCCACCTACTAAAATTCTAGCAAAAATATCTCTGCCTAGTCTATCTGTACCAAAAGGATTTTCAAATGATGGAGGAAGTAAAATTGCACTAGGATTTAATTCGTAAGGTGATACCGTATAAACAAACGGGAAAAAAAACATAATACCTACTATAATAAATAACAAAATAGAAAAAAATCTTATGCTTTTTGTATTCTTATTCAATAATATCACCTTCTTTGTCTAACTAATTTTATTTTTTTGTATAATATGATAACGAACTCTTACCAAATTTTTTTGTTTTTAAAAAAATGAAGTTCCCCATATTTTCTGGCATTTGTAATTTTGAATAGTGTTCAAAAACTACCAATACAATATTTTCATTTTCAAATGACTCAACCATCTTAAATGCTTTTTGATAAATTTCTTCCATTCCATCACGAAAATCAAATGGTGGATCAAGATATATAATAACATCATCACCAGAAAAACTACTCTTATTTAACAATTCTGGTAATGTTACAAAACTATCGCCAAATATTGATACTGAATTTTGTGGATCAATATTTTTAATATTTTTTTGTAAAATTTTATATGAATTCCTATCTATCTCACAAAAATATGCTTTTTTTGCACCACGACTTAATGCTTCAAGCCCTATTGAACCACTTCCACCAAAACCTTCTATAAATATAGTATCAATTACATCTTGCTGTAAAGTATCAAATAATGAGCCTTTAAGTATAGACTTAGAACTTCTTGTAACTTCTAAAGATGGTAATTCTATTTTTTTACCTTTATATTTTCCTGCAATTATATTACTATGCATATTTTCCTTTCTTCTTTAATCATAAGTCGTAAACTGTAAAAACTCCACACTATCAACTATCAACTATCAACTATCTAGCATAACTTTGTGCTCTAAGTTCTCTTATAACATTAACTTTAATTTCACCTGGGTATTGTACTTTTTGTTCTATTTCAGATGCTATTTCAGTGGCAACTTTTATTGCTTCATCATCATTTACAAGTTCGGCATTTACAATAACCCTTATTTCACGCCCAGCATTTATTGCATAAGCATTTGTAACTCCTAATTTACTTGTAGCGATACTTTCAATCTCTTCTACACGCTTCAAGAAACTTTCAAGCACTTCTCTTCTAGCCCCTGGTCTTGCTGCACTTAATGCATCAGCTGCACATACACTTGCACTTTCAATACAGCTAGGTTCTTCATGCCCATGATGGGCATAAATAGCATTTATTACAACATCAGGCTCGTCATACCTTTTACACATCATAGCACCCAAATCAACATGACTTCCAGGCATCTCATGAGTAAGAGCTTTACCAATATCATGTAAAAGCCCAGCACGACGAGCAAGAATAGGATCTCCTCCCATTTGTGCAGCAATAAGACCAGACAAATGTGCAACTTCAAGCGTGTGAGCTAAAGCATTTTGTCCATAACTTGCACGATATCTTAACTTTCCAACAAGTTTGATAAGCTCTGGATGCATAGACTTAATACCAAGTTCTAATACAACATCCTCACCCTCTTTTTGTATATTTTGATCAAACTCATTTTTAACTTTTTTGTATATCTCTTCAATTCTTGCAGGCTGAATTCTTCCATCTTCAATCAAAAGCTCTATTGTTTTTGTTGCAACTGCTCTTCTATAAAGATTAAAAGAACTTATTGTGATAGTATTAGGTGTGTCATCAATAATAATATCAACCCCTAATAACATCTCTAAAGTTTTGATATTTCTTCCTTCTTTACCAATAATCTTACCTTTAGTTTCTTCATCCTTTAAAGGTAATGTATTTATCAATCTTTCAGCAGCAAACTCTCCTGCATATCTTGTAACAGCTTGTGAAAGCATATTATTTATCTCAGATTGAGAATTTTTTTCTGCTAATTTATATTCTTTTCTAAAAATTGAAGCTATTTGTGCCCTTGAGTCTTCTTTTGTTTTTTGAAGCATTAATTCTTTTGCTTCTTCTTGCGTAAGCCCGCTTACATTTTCAAGAACTTTTAATGCTTTAGCTATTTTCTCTTCATAAATCTTTTTCTGATTTTCAAGTCCAATTTTTAATGTTTCTAACTCTTTTTTATTAGAAATTAATTCATTTTTTTCTGACTTTATCTCTCTTAGCTCTGATTCAAGATGTTCGTTTAGCTCTTTTTCCTTTCTTTCAATTTGTCTAAACATCTCATCATATTCTCTTTTAATATCACGAAATTCTCTTTCATACTCTTTTCTTGCTTTTAACTGAGCA contains:
- a CDS encoding ABC transporter permease; the protein is MFFFPFVYTVSPYELNPSAILLPPSFENPFGTDRLGRDIFARILVGGQTSLIIGFLSALIASMIGLIIGITAGYFRGKVDGAITIIIDLFLTFPTFFLLLALVSYMSASIFVLIVVISITGWMGMARLIRSESFAITNKPFIKILNLAKVSKSKIILKYYAPLLAPIFLVSFTFGVGGAILAESGLSFLGLGINPPQMSWGSLLSSGKEVMDIAPWVSFFPGLMIFLVTFCLIQISDYLQQKVNDK
- the rsmD gene encoding 16S rRNA (guanine(966)-N(2))-methyltransferase RsmD, whose protein sequence is MHSNIIAGKYKGKKIELPSLEVTRSSKSILKGSLFDTLQQDVIDTIFIEGFGGSGSIGLEALSRGAKKAYFCEIDRNSYKILQKNIKNIDPQNSVSIFGDSFVTLPELLNKSSFSGDDVIIYLDPPFDFRDGMEEIYQKAFKMVESFENENIVLVVFEHYSKLQMPENMGNFIFLKTKKFGKSSLSYYTKK
- the rny gene encoding ribonuclease Y, with the protein product MEYLIVGVIVAVLSAIVTVIVFKKLNSAKFEIYIEQAKAKAKVIEHEAEVLLKDAQLKARKEYEREFRDIKREYDEMFRQIERKEKELNEHLESELREIKSEKNELISNKKELETLKIGLENQKKIYEEKIAKALKVLENVSGLTQEEAKELMLQKTKEDSRAQIASIFRKEYKLAEKNSQSEINNMLSQAVTRYAGEFAAERLINTLPLKDEETKGKIIGKEGRNIKTLEMLLGVDIIIDDTPNTITISSFNLYRRAVATKTIELLIEDGRIQPARIEEIYKKVKNEFDQNIQKEGEDVVLELGIKSMHPELIKLVGKLRYRASYGQNALAHTLEVAHLSGLIAAQMGGDPILARRAGLLHDIGKALTHEMPGSHVDLGAMMCKRYDEPDVVINAIYAHHGHEEPSCIESASVCAADALSAARPGARREVLESFLKRVEEIESIATSKLGVTNAYAINAGREIRVIVNAELVNDDEAIKVATEIASEIEQKVQYPGEIKVNVIRELRAQSYAR